GAGGTCGCCGTTGTCGATTTGGGCTTTGATATACTCCTCAAGCTGGTGGTAAATAGGTATTGGTGAATTTTTATCAATCATAGGTCATTCTCCTGACTGTTGCAATTTTTCAGAAGGAGGCTTTAAAGAAATGCTGTCGCTTCTTTATCGGCGAAAATCGTTACATTTTGGTGAGTTTTGAGAACAGAGGCAGGGAATTGCTCGTTAATTTCGCCATTCATTAAACGAGCAAGTGCTTTTGCCTTTGAAGCACCTGAAACAAGCAGGAAGATTTCTTTACAGTCCATAATTGAGGCGATTCCCATGGTAATTGCTTGCTTAGGAACGTCTTCTAATGATTCGAAAAATCTTGCGTTTGCCTTGCGCGTGCTTTCTGCCAGGTCGATGATATGCGTTCTGCTATCGAAGGGTGTTCCTGGTTCGTTAAAACCAATATGGCCGTTCTGTCCAATCCCGAGAATCTGGAGGTCGATGCCGCCATGTTCGTTAATGAACTGTTCATAGCGACTGCATTCCTCGTCCAGATTCTTCGCCGTTCCATCTGGAATATGCGTCTGGTCAAGCGGAATATCAATGTGTTCAAATAAATTTTCACACATAAAGTAGTGATAGCTATTTCGATCTTTTTTCGGGATGCCAATGTACTCATCCAGATTGAACGTGTTCATTTCTTTGTAGGAAGTCTTATTTTGCTTATGGTCTCTGATGAGCTCTTTATAAAGGCCCGTTGGCGTACTCCCGGTAGCAAGTCCAAGGTTTAGTGATGGGTTTTTCTTGATTTGTAAGATGATTTCCTCTGCAGCTAGCTGGCTAAGCTTCTCGTAATTTGATGTAGAAATCAGTTTCAAATGTCATCACCTCTTTCAAAGCTTAGTTTAACGGGTATAGCTGAAGACTCCACGGCAAAACGCCATGGCGACCTCATGGTTACGGTCCAGTATGACAAGGTCGGCGTCCTTACCTGAAGCAATGCTACCCTTTCGGTCAAAAACCTTCAGCTGCCTGGCGGGATTTTCACTGGCAAGCTTCACTGCTTCTTCAAGGCTGATGCCTGTGAATTCCATCATGTTTTTCAAAGAGTCTTTCATTTTTAAAATACTTCCAGCAAGCGTGCCATCAGCTAAAAGAGCTTTTCCGTCTGCAACACTGACTTCCTGTCCGCCAAGGTCATAGATGCCATTTTTAAGGCATTTCGCTCTCATTGAGTCGGTGATCAAAATGACACCATCAGTTCCTTTGGCGCGAATCGATAAATCGAGCATTTCGGGGACGACATGGATGCCGTCTGCAATCATTTCAATTTTCAACTCGTCAAAAAGCAGGGCGGCACCAGCGACACCTGGATCTCGATGATGCATCCCGCGCATGCCATTGAATAGATGGGTAACATGGGTTGCCCCGGCTTTAACGGCTTCTGCCATTTGGCCGTAGGTAGCATCCGAATGTCCTACCGAAGCGATGACACCATTCCCGGCTAAATAAGCAATGAGTTCATTGCCATTTTCTTTTTCTGGGGCCAGCGTGACAAGTTTGATATTGTTTCCCGACGCTTCCTGCATCTTTGCGAACAGTTCGATATCCGGTTCGATAATATGTTCCTCAGGCTGGGCTCCTTTGCGGGATTCATTGATGAAAGGTCCTTCCAAATGGATTCCGAGCATCTCTGCTTTACCTGGCTTGTTATGATGGCTGATATAATCAGCAGCATTTTCCAATCCTTTTATTATGGCTTTTTGCCCCTGGGTGATGGTGGTTGCCAGGAAGCTCGTTGTTCCTTCCTCAGGCAGAATTGATGCCATTGTCGACAATGCTTCAGTGGTTGCATCCATTGCGTCGGCTCCGCCAGCACCGTGGATATGCACATCGATAAAGCCTGGAACGATTGTGCTGTCCTCAGGAAGCTCAATGACCTCGGCCTGGTATTGGGGGAGGGGGGAGGCAAGCCCTGTTTCAGCAATCTTCCCATCCTTTATATAAATGTATCCTTTTTCAATCATACCCTCTTCGGTCAATACGCTGGCATTGATGAGCAATAAATCCTTCATTTTATATCACCTGAAAGTTATGTCCTCGTTCTTCTTTTCTTTACCCTCTGTTACTTATATTATACAAATACCTGCAGGGGTTGTCTATACCGCACTTAATTACGCAAGGTGACTACAAGGTGGTATAGACAATCTATTTTGCGCCACCTTTGTAAAAATTGCTGATGGCATCCCGCAGGTAGCCGTCGTGCTTTTCCAATAGCTCTTTTACTTCAGTTCCCCTGAGCCCCGTAGTGATTTGGAGTATGGCAGCTTTCGTATGATAGTTTTGTTCCTTGATTGCCGCTCTTGCTTCCTCATCAGAAGCACCGGTTGCCATCTTGACGATATTGACGGCGCGGTTATGTAGCTTTTCGTTCGTCATCTGTACATCAACCATCAGGTTGCCATACACTTTGCCCAGTTTGATCATTGAAGCGGTAGAGAGCATGTTCAAAATCAATTTCTGGGCAGTGCCAGCTTTCATCCTTGTGGAACCGGTGATGACTTCCGGCCCGACGACTGCGGCAATTGTGTGTTCGGAGATTTTCTCCATTTCGGAGTCCTTGCTGCAAACGACAGATACAGTCAGGGCACCGATTTTCTTTGCATACTCTAGTGCACCAATCGTATAAGGTGTGCGTCCGCTGGCAGCGATCCCGACAACGATGTCTTTATCCGTAAGATTGATGTTTACCAGATCAGCCTTACCCAGCTTTTTGTCATCCTCGACACCTTCGAGTGCTTCGGTCATAGCTTCCTTGCCGCCGGCTATGATTCCGATGACAAGTCCTGGATCGGTTCCGAACGTGGGAGGGCATTCGGAAGCATCGATTATTCCGAGTCGTCCGGAAGTCCCCGCACCAATATAAATAAGCCGGCCGCCTTTATTGAAGGCAGCGACAATCCTGTCGACAACCTCCGAAATATTCGGAACCTGCCTTGCGAGCACGTTCGGAACGAGGGTGTCCTCCTGGTTGATGATGGTGATGATTTCCTCTGTCGACATCAAGTCGATATTCATTGATTTCGGGTTTTGCTGTTCTGTATTAAGCTTTGCGATCTCCATGTCCATCCCTCACAATAAACTGAAATTTTTGCCCTGCTTTGACTTCTGTAAGCAAAGGCAAGTCTTCTTGTATTACTTTTCCGATGCAATTCACTTTTTCATCCTTTGGCAGGTCATTGGTCGCAATCTGCAATTCACCTGCATACCGCCCGTATAGCTCGTTGTCGATGGTGATTGTCCCGCGTTGCCTTTCCTCCTGATTATAAGGAGGGATCAGATTTTCTCCTTTTGAGGCAAAGGCACGTGATTCAACTGCTCTGATTACATCGCGGGCAGGATCCATCCGGTTGGTCAGCGGCGTGCCGAATAGTTCGGAATGCTCCCAGCTTTCGGCCTCAATCCGAAGCGGAATGATTTTTTTATCAAGAAAAGTCATTAACTCCAGCTGTTCGTCCGTTGCAGTGTGGTCCCCAATCAAGATCTTATCGGTAAAACAAGAAAACATTAGCTCTGCAGCAGCTATGTGCGGCAGCTGGCCGCGGTGCTTTTCTAGAGTTGGAAGACCGGAAAACACGGGCCCGCGAAAATCCTTGTCCCCTGGAATGAAAGCCATTGTCGTAATGCCAAATGAATGGAGCAATTTATTTCTTTCAATAAGGAAATTCTTGTCCAATCCTGTTTCAGGCCGTGGATAAAAATTATGCCACGCTTCGACGTTCTCAGTCTTTATCCCAGCCTCTTTCCATGCCAGAAGTTCATCTCTAGTTACCGTGCTGGCGTTGATTCCTATCTTCATTTTATGCGAAAGATTGACAATCTGACTGGTTGTGAACCCATAATCAGCCCTGATTCCAGATAGTCCCCAATGGAGCAGCTCATCATAATGCTCC
This DNA window, taken from Mesobacillus boroniphilus, encodes the following:
- the nagB gene encoding glucosamine-6-phosphate deaminase, producing the protein MKLISTSNYEKLSQLAAEEIILQIKKNPSLNLGLATGSTPTGLYKELIRDHKQNKTSYKEMNTFNLDEYIGIPKKDRNSYHYFMCENLFEHIDIPLDQTHIPDGTAKNLDEECSRYEQFINEHGGIDLQILGIGQNGHIGFNEPGTPFDSRTHIIDLAESTRKANARFFESLEDVPKQAITMGIASIMDCKEIFLLVSGASKAKALARLMNGEINEQFPASVLKTHQNVTIFADKEATAFL
- the nagA gene encoding N-acetylglucosamine-6-phosphate deacetylase yields the protein MKDLLLINASVLTEEGMIEKGYIYIKDGKIAETGLASPLPQYQAEVIELPEDSTIVPGFIDVHIHGAGGADAMDATTEALSTMASILPEEGTTSFLATTITQGQKAIIKGLENAADYISHHNKPGKAEMLGIHLEGPFINESRKGAQPEEHIIEPDIELFAKMQEASGNNIKLVTLAPEKENGNELIAYLAGNGVIASVGHSDATYGQMAEAVKAGATHVTHLFNGMRGMHHRDPGVAGAALLFDELKIEMIADGIHVVPEMLDLSIRAKGTDGVILITDSMRAKCLKNGIYDLGGQEVSVADGKALLADGTLAGSILKMKDSLKNMMEFTGISLEEAVKLASENPARQLKVFDRKGSIASGKDADLVILDRNHEVAMAFCRGVFSYTR
- the murQ gene encoding N-acetylmuramic acid 6-phosphate etherase; this translates as MEIAKLNTEQQNPKSMNIDLMSTEEIITIINQEDTLVPNVLARQVPNISEVVDRIVAAFNKGGRLIYIGAGTSGRLGIIDASECPPTFGTDPGLVIGIIAGGKEAMTEALEGVEDDKKLGKADLVNINLTDKDIVVGIAASGRTPYTIGALEYAKKIGALTVSVVCSKDSEMEKISEHTIAAVVGPEVITGSTRMKAGTAQKLILNMLSTASMIKLGKVYGNLMVDVQMTNEKLHNRAVNIVKMATGASDEEARAAIKEQNYHTKAAILQITTGLRGTEVKELLEKHDGYLRDAISNFYKGGAK
- a CDS encoding DUF871 domain-containing protein, encoding MLGISVYLNKDRMEKNAAWIEKAARYGLNSIFTSLHIPEDNPAEYKELLQNLGSLAKKHSMELMADVSPRSLDYLGLDWEHYDELLHWGLSGIRADYGFTTSQIVNLSHKMKIGINASTVTRDELLAWKEAGIKTENVEAWHNFYPRPETGLDKNFLIERNKLLHSFGITTMAFIPGDKDFRGPVFSGLPTLEKHRGQLPHIAAAELMFSCFTDKILIGDHTATDEQLELMTFLDKKIIPLRIEAESWEHSELFGTPLTNRMDPARDVIRAVESRAFASKGENLIPPYNQEERQRGTITIDNELYGRYAGELQIATNDLPKDEKVNCIGKVIQEDLPLLTEVKAGQKFQFIVRDGHGDRKA